A stretch of DNA from Vibrio palustris:
GCCGCTAAACGTTGACTCAGTAACTCAGTAATCATTTGCTGTGTATTGCTGTCATTGTTGGCCGTGGTGAGCACCACACAATAAGTATTTTCAGCATTCATAGTCGACCTTTTATCAGTAAAATATGGCTCATTAAACGAAGTTTTCGCGACTTTTCCCATCACTCACAGACAAAAATAGCACGATTAGGCCAAGGCTCTTGGCCACAACACGGTTTGTAATTCATTTAAATGGCGAATCGTATGACAACCTGGTGTATACACTAACGGCGCACGAGACAACGTTTGCAAATGATAGGTTTCAACTCCGGCTCTCAACCCTGCGGTAATACCTCGTACGGTATCATCAATGTACAAACATTCGGCTAATCGATACCCCATCCCCATCGCACAATAGTGAATAAGATCCGGCTCTGGCTTCCAACTATTCGCTTCAAATGCAGAGAACACACGGTCTTTAAAGTAACCCGCTAATCCGGCTAACTCCAGCAAACGGCAAATTTTATGCTGTGGTCCGTTAGACGCCACACACACGTCAATATTCTGCGCGGTCAGACGTTCTAATAAATCAACCACACCGTCCATCGGGATCAAGTCTTGTGCAAATAACTGCTCCGTGCGCGCACGATAGTTTTGTTCAAGTTCATCAAGATCCCAATGCAAACCAGCGTATTCCAATAAGCGCATGAGAATATCGGCACTTTTCCCGCCATCAAACAGAGCAGTGACTTGTTCGATCGGCAGTGTGACACCTTTATCTTGAAATAATTGATGAAGTGCTTGGCAGCACAATGTTTCACTATCAATAAGTGTGCCTTCACAATCAAATATAACGCATTGAATTGGTAGATTTTGCATTTTTATCCCCCTTGCTTAGCTCAGTGTAGCGGGATAAGAAATACGAAGAGGGATGTAGTTAACAACTATGACTATTGCGTTTAACAATCGTAGATTCTTCAAGCGAAGTCACTAATCACATATTCATTGTTCAAAAAATTACGCAGAGAAAGTGATAAATTACACGACGATTATTCTTGTGAGGTTTCCAACCAAACCGTCTTTGGATTCTCACAATATGAGCTTTTGTGTGCCACAATCGCATTGACCAGATCGTGTTGTCGCGCAAAACGAGAATTTGGTAGCATGACACAATCTGATATCAACCATTCTTGATCATGCTCGGTTAACATTGCCGCAGCACAAGGCTGACCATCAGAAAAACCGACATACAATTCACAAGGTTTCGATAAAATAATTTGTGCAAAGAACTCTAATAACTCAGCTTGGGCAGACTTATCTCGAATACGTTTTGCTTGCATCATCGCAAATAAAATTGTCAATCGATGAAAATCCACTAAATAAAGTTCATTTTCTGATAAAACGACAGAGTCGGGAACAAAAGCGTGTACCGTTTGAGCGGCCGACAATGATTGATAAATCTCGCGGCCACGCAAGCTTTCTGGTGTCGGGTGCTCTACTTCTACTTGCTGGTGTAACCATTGATTTTTTATTGCGACGATAGTCGGTGTACACGAAGTCATAAAGGCTCTTATTACTATTGATTCAATCAGAATATACGGATTAGATAAGTAGCAGCATACTGACCATTACTATACTCTACAAGTAATTCAATCATAAACCTTTACATATCGTGACCTTGGGATATAGCCATAGTGCTGTTATAATTACCCTCTAATAAACTGGATTTGAAATAAATGTTAAAAAAAATACTCGGTGTAACGTTATTCGCCATTATCCTTAGTGGCTGTGATAATAATGAAGTTGGTGATGTGAGCTTAGGGTTATTCACAACCAAAAATTTGAAAATTGATATTCTTAAAGACCCTGATATCTCTGGTGTAACCTGCCATGTTGCTTCCGTAGAAGCGAACTTGAGCTTTTCAGATCCTAGTGATAGCTCCATCGCTTGTCGTCAAACTGGTGAAATCACGCCAGAGATGCTAACAAACATTGATACCAGTAAATCCGGTGAAGTTTTATTTAAAAAATCAAAGAGTATCTTTTTCAAAAGTATGAGAATTCGTCGTATCTTTGATATTAAGACACAAACTCTGATGTACATTTCATACACCACCAAAGAGACATCCGGATCATTCAAACATAGCTTGTCTACGGTACCTTTATGGGGAACAAAAGCCTTTAATGCCATAAAACCCGAACAGAAGTAATATACCTATTTAGTGATATATAATTAGTACGCTATACTTATGTACAATTATGTTACACTCGGTTATTAGCATCGTCTCATCATACTTCTTGTTGATTCAATTATGATTACTTGATCTCGATAGTAGGAACGCATGACATTAAGCCATCATGAATTATCGGCGGAGAACTTATCTCCAACCCAACAGCAACGCCTTATTCATATTTTGGAGGTTTTTTCCGAAGGGCTTTTCCATGTCGATAGTCAAGGCATCATTACCTTCTTCACCGCAGAGTTTTATGCCCAATTTGGGTTTACCGACACCACGATTAACTATGATGAGTGGGTAAGTGTTGTTCACCCTCTCGATCGTCATACCTTAGAAAACGTCGTCTCTGAAATTTCAGAACAATACGAAGAAAACCTTCAAAAAGATACCCAATACCGTCTACGTAAAGCAAGCGGCCAATACATCTGGGTCGAATCAAGCATCGTTGCGAAGAAAGAAAATGATGAGATTTACATAGTCGGTCGCCATCGTGATATTTCTGACCAAAAGTTGGTAGAGTCGTATCTGCGCCAAACCGCTTATTATGACAGTAGTTCAGGGCTTGCTAATCGTGCAAAGCTATTAATTGATATTGATAACGCCAAAAATGATGATGCCGATTATACTGTGATGTATATTGCGATTGATGATCTACGCTCTTATATGAATCAGTATGGCGGGGATATTTCACAGCATCTACTCCAACATATATTAAGTGCTATTCAAACGATCCCCACAGGCGTCATCGAATGTTACCAACTTCGCTCTGATGACATCGTCGTATTAATTCGTGATCGAAACGACAGCGCGGAACTCAAAACACTCTGTTATGCCGTTCATGATGATTACGAACAAGCGATGAAACAGCATGGCCATCTTTATGGCGATCGCATGAATATTGGAGTCTACCCCAAAATAAGTAATGACATCAATGCGGAGCAAATCATTAATATTGCGTCACGCACTTGTCAATATGCTCGAGAAAAACAATCGTCTCCTATTGAGATTTATGCAGGCAAAACACAACGCCAAGTCGATCGCTATTTCTTTATTGAGCGCGGTTTAAAAGAGGCGTTGAATTCCAAGTCATTAAAAGTAAAGTTCCAACCTATTGTTCGCGCTGAATCGGGGCAAGTGTCAAGCTTTGAAGCCTTAGTACGCTGGCGATCGCTAGAATTCGGAGAAATTTATCCTGATGAATTCATTCCAATTGCAGAGAAAAAAGGGTTAATTAGCGAACTGGGTTATCAAGTTTTCACCAAAGCCTGCCAGTTTATTGTTCGTTATAACAAACAACATAACACGACAGTGAAAGTGAACGTCAATGTCTCAGTCCTTCAATTACTTGATCTCTCCTTTCCAGAGCATATACAAGCCATTGCATTGGAAAGTGGCGTTAGCCCTTCATCAGTCGTTTTAGAGTTAACCGAAACCGTTGTTTTAGATGGTAACCGTAATGCCATCAACCAGCTGACTAAACTACATAGGATTTCAGCTTGCACTCGATGATTTCGGTACCGGTTTTAGTTCGATGAATAGTTTTTTTGACCTACCATTAAATCAGATCAAAATCGATCGTTCTATGGCGGTAAAAAGCATGGAAAATGAAACTATGCATGACTATTTGGCTTTTATTATTCGTTTAAGCCGAGAAAAAGGGATTAATATCGTCGTAGAAGGGATTGAAGATCAAGTGATGTACCAAAAGTTCTTATCTCTTGGCGCCGTATTTTTACAAGGCTATTGGTTATCGAAACCATTATCACTAGCGACAGCTAGCCGTTATACCTTATATCTCAAAACAAAAAAATAGATTAAATTTATTACTTTGTCATTAAAAAAGCCGCAATATAATATTGCGGCTTTTTTAATATAATATTAATGACGTCTTTTATATCACGATGTGTTTATCTTTATTATTTACGAAATAATAGTGTTATGCCGCACAAACAGAACAACACAAGAAAACCGATACTCCCACCACCACCGCTACTACGTGAAGGAATAACAACGGGAGTTCCTGCCGACACTACCCGCTGCCCATCCACGGTCGCGACATAAAATTTGGCAGTGACGTTGCCCGCCATCACATTTTGTATCCAATTTTTAAACTCGGATATCTCAGTAAACACAGACACGACATCCAAGTCTTTATTGCCGCAGGTTACAGGGCCATAACTTGTTAAACCAATTTGTCGATATACCCCACCATCCAATAAATACACTGGGCCTCCTGAATCACCACTACACGTGGCATGTTTATAATCATCGCCTGGGTCGAGCGCACCATCAAAACATATTTGGGAGTTGGTCACTAAAGGGTAAAAATCATTTCGACAACGTGTTTTATCCACAAAGGTTAATTTTGTTTCTAGTAAGGTGGTCGATGTACTGCCACTCGGCTCAGTGCCATAAGTCAAACCATGGCCAATAGTGATATATTCACCACTCGTTGGGTAAACATCATTAATAGAAAAATTAAATAAATAAGAATAATCACTGGTATTCAGTGGCTGGTCAAATTCAAGTAATGCAATATCATTGGCAAAAGGAGCACGGTCGACAAAGTTATCTGGGTAATAAAACGCTTTAATTCGTACAAACTGCACATTGCCATTGGGAAAATCTCGCTCATCCGCGACTTGTGGTGCCACCACTGTGTATTTCAACACTTCTTCATTACCCACGACACAATGCGCGGCCGTCATCGCAAAGCGTTGATTAATAATCGTTGCACCGCAAAAACTTTGAGTAGAGTAATAGTTAGGCGTTAGGTATAAAAACAAACTCGCAAACGAGGCGTAATCATTCACATTGGCTCTGTCACCATTAATAATTTGCGGACGAATATCACTTGCGTTAGCTTGTATGGGCACTAAAGTCATCAATACCCAACATAACAGCAGCCATATTCTCATATTGTCTCCGATTAGATTTAATAAGTTATGCAATGAGTATAGAAGTTTGAAAGTTCACTGCACGATATTTATGACCAATAATTCATAGAATATTGAGGATTTTTCTAATGGTGACAATGTTATGGAACAAAAAACCATAGCCTGACACGCACAAAAAAAGCAGCCTCTATCGGCTGCTTTCTATTCGCTTATTCACCGCGGTAATAGCGCTGCGGCACGAATGGCATCTTTGTCACCACCATAGGTAATGGTTTCCCCCGGACGTTTGCAAACACTTGAGTATCAATCGCCGCATATTCGGTATGCACATACCCCATCGAAACAGGCTTCCCGGCAGTAGGGCCAGCGGTGCCGCTCGTCACTTGCCCAATGATGTCGCCCGCCGCGTTAAGCAATGATGCGCCTTCACGTACAGGAGCTTTCGTCAGCCCCACCAAACCAACACGCTTACGGCTGACATTTTTCTGGGCGATTTGCGGCAAAATAATATCAGCGCCAGGGAAGCCCCCCGCCCGTTCACCGCCTTCACGCCGTTTCGGGCTGATCGCCCATAACAAACTTGCCTCTACCGGCGTAGTTGTCGTGTCTAAATCGTGTCCGTACAAGCACAAGCCACATTCTAAGCGCAACGAATCTCGTGCGCCTAAACCAATCCATTCCACTTCTTCACATTCGATAAAGTGTTGAGCTAACGCCGCTGCCTGAGTCGATGGAACCGAAATTTCGTAACCATCTTCTCCTGTGTAACCACTGCGACTGACCGTACACGCGATACCATTGATGTCGAGCGTTTGTACATCCATAAAATGCATCTCGCTCACCGCTGGCTCAAAACGCGCTAACACCTGTGCCGCTTGAGGACCTTGCAACGCCAGTAGTGAGTGATCGTCTAATACATCAATGGCGATGTCGGCTGGCAACTGACATTTAAGGTGGGTAATATCGGCGTCTTTACACGCCGCATTGACCACTAAGAATAAATGATCACCCATATTGGCAATCATCATATCATCCAATATCCCGCCCTGCTCATTGGTAAAAAACGCATAACGCTGCTTACCGACCGGCAAATCGACCACATCCACAGGGACTAACGTCTCTAAATATTGTGCGACGTCCGTACCGCTCAAACGAATCTGCCCCATGTGCGAGACATCAAACAAGCCGGCAGCTTCACGAGTATGTAAATGTTCTTTTTTGACACCAAGAGGATATTGTACCGGCATTTCGTAACCTGCAAATGGGACCATTTTTGCGCCAGCGTCAATATGCTCTGCATAAAGCGCAGTCTTCTCTAATATGATGAGTTCTGCATCGGTTACTTTCGTCATGGTGTACTCCCTATTCCTAAAACGACCGGTCTCAGTCTTGACCGCTTTGGTATCACAATAATGATCACTATTATTTCTCAGCAACGGGTTGACGAATATGATCAATAAGTATGTGCTCTTTAATCGTCTTCTGTTTATTACTGATTGATATCGATACGTGTATTTTTCAGTAAAACACAACAAAAAGCAAACGTTTGCTTTTATTATTCGATACTTTGTTTACTTAATTGGCACTGGTTACCCATAAAATTAGAGCATCATCATCACCCGCCGAAACAAGCATATGCCCCATATTGGCATCGTAGTAAACACTGTCACCTTCATTGAGTGTCACAGGTTCATAAAATTCTGAATAAAATATAATCTCACCGGAAAG
This window harbors:
- a CDS encoding HAD family hydrolase, producing the protein MQNLPIQCVIFDCEGTLIDSETLCCQALHQLFQDKGVTLPIEQVTALFDGGKSADILMRLLEYAGLHWDLDELEQNYRARTEQLFAQDLIPMDGVVDLLERLTAQNIDVCVASNGPQHKICRLLELAGLAGYFKDRVFSAFEANSWKPEPDLIHYCAMGMGYRLAECLYIDDTVRGITAGLRAGVETYHLQTLSRAPLVYTPGCHTIRHLNELQTVLWPRALA
- a CDS encoding CreA family protein; this translates as MLKKILGVTLFAIILSGCDNNEVGDVSLGLFTTKNLKIDILKDPDISGVTCHVASVEANLSFSDPSDSSIACRQTGEITPEMLTNIDTSKSGEVLFKKSKSIFFKSMRIRRIFDIKTQTLMYISYTTKETSGSFKHSLSTVPLWGTKAFNAIKPEQK
- a CDS encoding S1 family peptidase gives rise to the protein MRIWLLLCWVLMTLVPIQANASDIRPQIINGDRANVNDYASFASLFLYLTPNYYSTQSFCGATIINQRFAMTAAHCVVGNEEVLKYTVVAPQVADERDFPNGNVQFVRIKAFYYPDNFVDRAPFANDIALLEFDQPLNTSDYSYLFNFSINDVYPTSGEYITIGHGLTYGTEPSGSTSTTLLETKLTFVDKTRCRNDFYPLVTNSQICFDGALDPGDDYKHATCSGDSGGPVYLLDGGVYRQIGLTSYGPVTCGNKDLDVVSVFTEISEFKNWIQNVMAGNVTAKFYVATVDGQRVVSAGTPVVIPSRSSGGGGSIGFLVLFCLCGITLLFRK
- the gcvT gene encoding glycine cleavage system aminomethyltransferase GcvT; the protein is MTKVTDAELIILEKTALYAEHIDAGAKMVPFAGYEMPVQYPLGVKKEHLHTREAAGLFDVSHMGQIRLSGTDVAQYLETLVPVDVVDLPVGKQRYAFFTNEQGGILDDMMIANMGDHLFLVVNAACKDADITHLKCQLPADIAIDVLDDHSLLALQGPQAAQVLARFEPAVSEMHFMDVQTLDINGIACTVSRSGYTGEDGYEISVPSTQAAALAQHFIECEEVEWIGLGARDSLRLECGLCLYGHDLDTTTTPVEASLLWAISPKRREGGERAGGFPGADIILPQIAQKNVSRKRVGLVGLTKAPVREGASLLNAAGDIIGQVTSGTAGPTAGKPVSMGYVHTEYAAIDTQVFANVRGKPLPMVVTKMPFVPQRYYRGE